The genomic DNA GCACGGTGGCGATCGCCAACGACCCGGTGAACCAGGGCCGCGGCCTGCTGCTCCTCCAGAAGGCCGGGCTGATCACGCTGAGGGACGGTGTCGGCTTCCTCGGCACCCTCGACGACATCGTCGAGAACCCGAAGACGCTGCGGTTCACCGAGGTCGAGGGGCCGCAGCTCGCGCGGATCACCGGCGACGTCGACCTCGCCCTGGGCTACCCGCACTTCATCGTGGCGGCCGGCAGTTTCGACCCGACCAGCGGATTGATCTATTCCGGTATCGAGGACCGGCGCTTCGCCGTGAGCTTCGTCACCAAGGCCGCCCGCAAGGAGGACCCCGTGATCCGGAAATTCGTGACGCTCTTCCAGAACTCGGAGGCCGTGAAACAGCAGATCCGCAAGTCCTTCGCCAACAGCGACAAGCTGTACCTGCTGGCGTGGCAGAACTGATGGTCGGCCTGATCTTCGACAGCCTGCGCGATCCGGGCACGCCGGCCGCGGCCGGGCGGACGAGCCCGGGCGCCGCGACCGCCGCCCGGACCCCGGCCGCCGCGCCCGGCAGCGAGGCCGACCGGGAGACCGGCACGGTGCGGTTCGAGTCCGTCTCGAAGACCTACCGCTCGGCCGCCGGGCCGGTGCAGGCGCTCGACCGGGTGGACCTCGCGATCCCCGCCGGCGCGATCTTCGGCATCATCGGCCGCTCGGGGGCGGGCAAGTCGAGCCTCCTGCGCACGGTCAACCGGCTGGAGGCGCCGAGTTCGGGCCGGGTCCTGGTCGACGGCGCCCCGATCGACGCCCTCGACACCGACGGGCTCGTCGCCCTGCGCCGGCGCATCGGCATGATCTTCCAGCACTTCAACCTGCTGGCGGCCAAGACCGTCCGGCAGAACGTGGCGCTGCCGCTCACGGTCGCGGGCGTCCCGCGGCACGCGATCGGCCCGCGGGTCGCGGAGGCCCTGCGCCTCGTCGGCCTGGAGGACAAGGCCGACACCTACCCGTCGCGGCTCTCCGGGGGCCAGAAGCAGCGGGTCGGCATCGCCCGGGCGCTCGTGAGCGATCCGGAGATCCTGCTCTGCGACGAGGCGACTTCCGCCCTCGACCCGGAGACGACGCTGGCGATCCTCGACCTGCTGCGCGACATCAACCGGCGGCTCGGGATCACCATCATCCTGATCACCCACGAGATGAGCGTGATCCGCGAGATCTGCAGCGACGTGGTGGTGCTGGAGGGCGGCCGGGTCGTCGAGACCGGGCCGGTCTGGCGCGTGTTCGGGGCGCCCGAGCACCCGACCACCCGGGCGCTGCTCGAACCCCTGACCCGCGGGCTGCCGCCGGATCTGGCGGCCCGGCTGCAGCCGCGGCCCGCGCCGGGCGGCTGGGCGATCCTGCGGATCACCTGCTCGGGCCGGGCCGCGCCCGACCTCTCGGGCCTCGCGGGGGCCGGGGCGCCGGTGCGCCTGCTCCAGGCGGGCATCGAGCGGATCCAGGGCCACGCGGTCGGCCGGATGCTGGTGGCCGTCCCGGCCGAGGATCCGGGCGCGGAGGCGCGGCTGCGGACGCTCGGCGGCGACGTGGAGCGGGTCGGCTACGTCCCCGCCGACCCGGCGGAGGGGTGAGACGATGCGGGACCGCTCCTCCCCCGATACCCCGACCGCTCCACCGCCGCCCCAGCACCCCGAACCCGGAGGCCCGCCATGTCGCCGCAGATGATCGAACGCCTCTGGCAGGCCTTCCTCGACACCGCGCTCATGGTCGGGGTCTCGGCCGGGATCGCCGTGGTCGCCGGCATTCCCCTGGCGCTGTTCCTCGTCACCTCCGGGCCCGGCGGCATCTTCGCTGCGCCGACGGCCCACCGGGTGGTCGGGACCGTGGTCAACGGCTTCCGGGCCGTGCCCTTCATCGTGCTGCTGGTGGCGCTGATCCCGTTCACCCGGCTGGTGGCCGGCACCACGATCGGCGTCTGGGCGGCGATCGTGCCACTCTCGGTGAGCGCGACCCCGTTCTTCGCCCGGATCGCCGAGGTCTCGCTGCGGGAGGTGGATGTGGGCCTGATCGAGGCCGCCCAGTCCATCGGCTGCCGGCGCCGGCACATCCTCGCCCACGTGCTCCTGCCCGAGGCGCTGCCGGGCATCGTGGCCGGCTTCACCATCACGGTGGTGGCGATGATCGGCGCCTCCGCGATGGCCGGCGCGGTGGGCGCGGGCGGGCTCGGGGACGTCGCCATCCGGTACGGCTACCAGCGCTTCGACACCACCGTGATGGTGGTGGTGATCGCGATCCTGATCGCCCTCGTGTGCGCGGTCCAGTTCGCGGGCGACACCGCGGTGCGGCGGCTCCGGGCCCGCTGAGCGAAACCGCCCGATCTGGGCGATCCGACCGGGAGCCTGCAGCCATGGGTCGTCCCCGGTCGACGACCTCGACATCGCCGTCCGCGCGCGCGGAGCGAAGCCGTCCAGGCCGCGCCGCGTCTTCCGACCGCGCGTGGGCCCCGGGTCGCTTCGCCGCGCTCGCGATGACGGCGGGACTTCCCAACCCGAGCGGTCAACCGGAAACCGTATGAGCCTGCACCTGGACGATCCCGTCACCGACCCGGTCGAAGATCGGCTGCCGCCGCCGCCGGCGCCGCCGCACCGGATCCGCTCGGACGCCGAGGCGATCGCGGCCGCGCGGGCCGTGGCCCGGATCTTCGCGGCGGGCGCGGCCGAGCGCGACCGCGACCGGCGCCTGCCCTGGGCGGAGATCGCGGCCTTCACGGAGAGCGGGCTCGGCGGCATCACGGTGCCGCGCGAACACGGCGGCGCCGAGGTCTCGCACGCGACGCTCGCGGAGGTCTTCGCGATCCTCGCCGCCGCCGACGGCTCGGCGGCGCAGATCCCCCAGAACCAGTTCGGCGTCCTGGCGCTGGTCGCGGCCGCCGCCAGCCCCGCCCAGCAGGCGCGGATCTACCGGGACGTGCTCGCCGGCCACCGGATCGGCAATGCCGGGCCCGCCCGCAACGGCAAGGCGATCACCGGCGTGGACACGCGGCTGACCGCCGGGCCGGAGGGCCCGCGGCTCAGCGGCACGCGCTTCTACTCGACGGGCGCGCTCTTCGCCCACTGGATCCCGACGCGCGCGGTCGGCCCCGACGGCGGGCCGCTCCTGGTCTTCGTGCGCCGGGACGCCCCCGGCGTGCGGGTGGTGGACGACTGGCAGGGCTTCGGCCAGCGCACCACGGCGAGCGGCAGCGTGATCTTCGCGCAGGCCCCGGTCGAGGCGGAGCTGACGATCGACCTCGCGCCCCTGGCCGGGCGCCCGGGCCTGTTCGGGCCGGTCTCGCAGCTGATCCACGCGGCGATCGACGCCGGGCTCGCCCGGGGCGCGGCCGCCGCCGCCCTCGACTTCCTGCGCACCCGGACCCGGCCCTATCCCTTCACCGCCGAGACCGTCGCGGAGGATCCCCACATCCTCGGCGAGGTCGGGCGGCTCACCGTCGACCTGCACGCCGCCGAGGAGGTCCTGGCCCGGGCCGGACGGGCGCTCGACCGGATCGCCGCGGCCCCAGTCACCGCCCAGAGCGCGGCCGAGGCCTCGGTGGCGGTGGCGCAGGCCAAGATCCTCACCACCGAGGCGGCCCTGGAGGCCTCCGAGCGGCTGCTCGAGCTCGCCGGCGCCTCGGCGACCCGCGACGGGTACAATCTCGGCCGGTACTGGCGCGACGCCCGGGTCCACACCCTGCACGACCCCGTGCGGTGGAAGTACCACCTCCTCGGGAACCACGCCCTGAACGGCGTGCTGCCCGCCCGGCACCAGTGGAACTGAGGACCGGGCGATGCCGCTCCAGCCCCACGAGACCGCCTTCACGCAGGCACCCGCGCCGCCGCGCCCGGTGCCGGTCCTTCCGGACGCCGCCGCGGCGCTCGCCGTCGCCGACCGGCTGGCGGAGGCCTTCGCCGAGGCCGCCGCCGAGCGCGACCTGGAGCGCCGCCTGCCGGTCGCCGAGATCGCGCGCTTCACCGAATCCGGCCTCTGGGCGATCACGGTGCCGAGGGAATACGGCGGCCCCGGCCTCGACAGCGCCACGGTCGCCCAGGTGATCGCCCGGATCGCCGCGGCGGACGGCTCCCTCGGCCAGATCCCGCAGAACCATTTCTACGCCCTGGAGGTGCTCCGCAACGGCGGCACCGAGGCCCAGAAGCGCGCCCTCTACGGCCGCGTCCTGGCGGGCGAGCGCTTCGGCAACGCGCTCGCCGAGACCGGCGCGCGCGACCACACCCGCCGCACCCGCCTCGTGCGCGACCCGGCCGGCTGGACTGTCGAGGGCCGCAAAGACTACTGCACCGGCTCGCTCTACGCCCACCGCATCCCCACCCTGGCCAATGCCGAGGAGGACGGCCGGGCGGTCGCCTACCTCGTCTTCGTCCCCCGGGACGCGCCGGGCGTGACCCTGGTCGACGACTGGGACGGGTTCGGGCAGCGGCTCACCGGCTCGGGCTCGGTCCTGTTCGACCGCGTCGCCGTGGAGCCCGACTGGGTGGTGCCGTTCCAGGCCTCGCTGGAGCGGCCCACCGCCCTCGGCCCCTTCGCGCAGATCCTGCACGCCGGGATCGATCTCGGCATCGGCGCGGGCGCCTTCGCGGCGACCTTGCCCTTCGTGCGCGACCGCGCCCGGCCGTGGATCGATTCCGGGGTCGCGCGGGCGAGCGAGGATCCCCTGACCCTCCACGCGCTGGGCGACGTCCAGGTGCGCCTCGCGGCGGCCGACGCCCTGCTGGCGCGGGCCGGCCGCTACGTGGACGCCGCGCAGGAAGCCCCCGACGCCGACAGCGTCGCGGCGGCCTCCGTGGCGGTGGCCGAGGCCCGGGCGGCGAGCCACCGGGCCGGCCTGCTCGCGGCCAACAAGCTCGTCGAGCTCGGCGGCACCTCGGCCACCGACCGGGCCGAGGCGCTCGACCGCTACTGGCGCGACGTCCGCACCCACACCCTGCACGATCCGGTGCGCTGGAAGTACCACTGGATCGGCGCCTACCACCTCGACGGCCGGCAGCCGCCCCGGCACGGAGCGCTCTGATGGCCGCCGCGACGAAGCAGATCCTGCTGAACGCCTTCAACATGACCTGCGCGGGCCACATCAACCACGGGCTCTGGACCCACCCGCGCGACCGCTCGGCCGATTACAACACGCTGTCCTACTGGACCGAGCAGGCGAAGCTCCTGGAGCGCGGCCTGTTCGACGGCCTGTTCATCGCCGACATCATCGGCGTCTACGACGTCTACGGCGGCGGCATCGACGTGACCGCCCGGGAGGCCGTGCAGCTCCCGGTCAACGACCCGACCGTGATGATCTCCGCCATGGCGGCGGTGACCGAGCATCTCGGCTTCGGGGTGACGATCAACGTCCACCAGGAGGCGCCCTACACCTTCGCCCGGCGCCTCTCGACCCTCGACCACCTGACGGGCGGCCGGATCGGCTGGAACGTCGTCACCGGCTACCTCGACAGCGCCCACCGCGGCCAGAGCGGCGGCGCGTTGCCGGCGCACGACCGGCGCTACGACTACGCCGACGAGTATCTGGAGGTGCTCTACCGGCTCTGGGAGGGCAGCTGGGACGACGCGGCCGTGCGCCGCGACCGGGCGGCCCGGGTGTTCAGCGATCCCGCCCATATCCGCAAGGTCGTCCACCGGGGCGAGTTCTTCGCGGTCGAGGGCTACCACCTGTCGGAGCCGTCGCGCCAGCGCACGCCGGTGCTCTACCAGGCCGGCGCCTCGGGCCGCGGCCGCGCCTTCGCGGGCCGCCACGCCGAGTGCGTGTTCATCTCGGCCCGCGACCCGGCCACCGCCCGCGACTCCGTCCGCGCCATCCGGGCCGAGGCGGTCGCGGCCGGCCGGGAGCCCGACGACGTGAAGGTGTTCGTCGGCCTCGCGGTGATCCCCGGGCGGACCCGGGCGGAGGCCGAGGCCAAGCGCGACGAGTACCTGTCCTACGCGAGCCCGGAGGCGGGCCTCGCGCATTTCTCCGCCTCCACGGGGATCGACTTCGCCCGCTACGGCCTCGACGAGCCGATCCCCTACGCGCCGGGCAACGCCATCCAGTCGGCCACCGCGGCGGCGGCCAGGCGCGGACTGACGAAGCGCGACCTCCTCGCCGAGTTGCAGCTCGGCGGCCGCTACGCGGTGCTCACCGGCGACGCCGTGACGATCGCCGACGAACTCCAGGCCTGGATCGCGGAGGGCGAGGTCGACGGGTTCAACCTCAGCCGGATCGTCGTGCCGGAGAGTTTCTCGGACTTCATCGACCTCGTGATCCCGGAACTGCAGGACCGCGGCCTCTACAAGACCGCCTACGCCGAGGGCTCGCTGCGGGCGAAGCTGTTCGGCCAAGGGGACCGGCTGCCCGCCCGCCACCCGGCCGAGGCCTATCGCGGCGCGCCTCGGCGGCCCTGATCAGCGCCCCTGGGACTCGCCGCTCTCGGAGCCGAACCAGCGGCCGTAGATCTCGTCGTAGCGGCCGTCCTCCCGCAGGCCCAGCAGGGCCTGGTTGACGCGCTTGCGCCGGGGATCGTTGGCCGGGAACAGGATGCCGTAGGATTGCCGGTTGAACGCGGTGCCGACCAGGCGCAGGGCGTCGTGGCCGGGCCGGGTCGCGTAGTAGCTGAGCGCGGGGGCATCGTAGACCACCGCCGCGACCGTGCCGGCCTGCAGCGCCGCGCAGGCCTCCTCCAGGGTCGCGAAGCCCACCGGCGTGGCGAAATGGTCCGCCAGGTAGGCGACCGAGGTCGTGTCGGCGACCGTGCCCACCCGCTTGCCCGGCAGGTCCTGCGGGCCGTTGATCGCGCCGCGCAGGCGCTCCACGGTCGCCGTGCTGGTCAGGCCCGCGGTGAACCACGCCACCAGGGCGATGCAGGTGAACAGCCAGAGCACCGTGACGGCCCGCGCCAGCGGGCTGCGCGGCATCTCCTCCGCCTGGGCGGCGAGGCTGCTCAGGGCCCACCAGACGACGTGGGCGAAGCCGCGCGCCGGTCCCGAGCGCGCCGCCATGCCGCCGGGGTGGCGCCGCTCGAGCCACCAGACCAGGGCCGCCACCGCCAGGATCAGGGCGGCGAGCCCCAGCAGGACCTGCAGGAAGGCGGCGTCGCTCAGGAGCGCCTGGAGAGCCCGCGCGGTGGCCGAGCCGGTCGCGTCCGACTCCGACCGGACGGCGATGCGCAGGCCGGTCTCCAGCATCGTGACGGAGAAGTCGAAACGCCGCTCGCGCTCCGCGGTGATCGACACCGCCGCGATGGCGAGGTCCGCGCGCCCGTCCGAGACCGCCGCGAACAGCGCCGGCAGGTCGTCGACGCGCAGGTAGGCCGTCCGGACGCCGAGATCCCGCGCGATGGCGTTCCAGAGATCGATGCTGAACCCGCGCAGCCGGCCGTCCTCGTCCATGACCAGGGGCGGCACCGGATGGGTCGCGACCCGCCACGTCTCGGGCTCGCCGGTGCGGAGCGCGGGCGCCGCCTCCCGGGTCTCGGCCTGGACGGGGCCCGGGGCGAGCGGCGCGGCGGCCGCGCAGCACAGGCAGAGGGACAGGACGCCCGCGGCGCCGGCGCGCCGCCGGCCGGCGGACCGGCGCGGCACGTCAGAGGCTCTCGATCCAGTTGCGCAGGACGGCGCCGGGCGCGGGTTCGGGGCCGGTCTCCAGGCGCTGGGACGCGTCGCTCGGGATGAAGCCGAACCGGCGCTTGAACGCCCGCCGGAAGGTCCGCTCGTCCGAGAAACCGACCGCGAAGGCGACCTGCGAGATGCGCAGGGGTTTGGGGGCATCGTCGCGCACGAGCATCCGCATCGCCGCCATGAGGCGGCGGTCGCGGATATACGCCACGATGCCGTTGGGGGCGAACAGCCGGTACAGGGTCGAGCGCGACAGGCCGAGCCGGGTCGCGATCAGGGCGGGCGTCAGCTTCGGGTTGCCGAGTTCCGCCTCGACGAGGCGGCGGACGCGGATCCGGATGTCCTGGTGCTGGGAGGGGCGCCCCTCCTCCTGCCCGCGCAGCCAGCTGGCGCAGAGCTGGGTGATCGCCGCCGAGGCCGCCAGGGCCTCGCGGCGGTCGAGGAGGTCGCCGCAGGCGACGACGTTGGCGACGAAATTATGGACCAGCCGCCCGAACGGGTCGCCGTCGTGGTCGAGGGGGCGCCCGTGCAGGGCGTCGGGGTGGCAGCCCTGCTTCTCCAGCAGGGCGCGGGGGATCACGACGTTCGTGGCGTCGACGGCAGCCGCCACGATGCGCACGGGCTGGGCGAGGTCGAAGACGATGCACTGCACCTCGTTCACGGGGCCGGTGCCCTGCTCGGTCTCCACGCGGCTCTGCCCCCGCCGGTAGAACTGGAGCAGGATGTGGTCGAGGCCCTGCTGGCCGATCATCTCCCGCGTCCGCACGAGGGTGTGGGCCGGCGCCACCACGTCGCCGACCAGCAGGTCGCCGAGATGGTAGCTGCGCATCGCGATCGGGACGGTGAGATCGGTCTCCGGGCGGAAGCTCACGTCGAAGATGGGCGCGAGATGGTCCTGCCACGCCCGCCCCAGCGCCGCGGGATCCCCGGGCGGCTCGAACCGCAGGCAGGCGATCTCGCCGCCCGGCGCCTCCCCCCCGGCCGGTGCCGCGTCCAGGTCGTGGTTTCTCTCCTCGGAAGACATACGTAGAGCCTGACACCTGCTGTTCGCGCGACCGATGAAGAACGGGGGCCTGTCCCAAGGTGACGCGTGGCAACGCGGTCCGGTCGTCCCGCACGTTAGCCGCGTCCACCCGGACAGTCCTCCTGTCTCCCGCCGACCCGAGCGGCTGTACACTGTCGTTTGCCCGGGCGGCGTGCGATTCGACGCGGGGGCCGCCCGACCGGACCGCCCCCGGCGCAACGTCCGATCAACGTGACCCGCGAGCCGGCGGTGTGGTTCCATCCGTCCCAGAAAGGGGGATCCCCGTTTCAGGACGTCGCGCGCGGCGCCGGGTGTGGCCGCGATGTGATAGTCCGTTAAAGCCGCATTTCCTAACCCCCGTGCAAAGCTTGCGGCAGGCATGACGGGGGTCAGTCTGGTGGTCCAACAGTATAGCGATGTAGAGCGTGTGACCGGATCCTGTGATCCGAGCCGGGGCGCGCGCGCCGGAACCCGGCGGCGCGGCCCCGTACGGCTCGGATTGCTGGTCGGCAGCTCGCTCGCCACCCTCACGCTGGCTCTCGGACCTGTTGCGGCGCAGACCGTGCCGGCGCGCTCGCCTTCGACGTTCGATGCTTTTGGCGTTCCCCTGACCGCGGCGCAGTTCGACACGCCCGAATACAGAGCCGACTGGGGCTTGTCTGCGATTAATGCCGCCACCGCTTACGCCCGAGGCTTCACCGGTCTAGGCGTATTGGTTGCCGTGATTGACTCCGGGATCGACCCCACGAATCCAGAATTCCGAGGACGGATCTCTCAGCAATCAAGAAATTTTATTCCCGGACTAAATCAAACCCTTATATTCGATACGGACACTGCATCCAGTCATGGAACCCATGTGGCTGGTACAGTTGCGGCTGCCCGTGATGGCGTCGGGATGATGGGGGTCGGTTTCGACAGCAAGATATTGGCGTTATTCAATTTACGCAATACAATCTCTGCAGTGGAGGCAGCAACTCAAAGCGGCGCCCGGGTCTTGAATGGCAGTTATGGACCGACGACCTCTTCTCCGATCGTCGATGGATTTTTAAATCCTAACTATAGAAGAATGTCAATTCAAGAATTCGAGATATCAGATGAAAGAGAGGCCAGTGCGCTTCTTGGGGCCGCACAGTCAGACATGCTCATGGTCTTTGCCGCAGGCAACGATCGAAGAAGTCAACCCGATGTAACTCAAAACCCGAGCGGCGCCGCATTCTATCCATTCATCAAGCCAGCGAATGCGAATAGCGGTCTCTACCAATTTTATACCACCTACGGGACTGACCCTAATGGCGATCCCAGCCCCGACTATGCGCCGACCGGCCCCGTCGACCAAAGCAAAATTGATTTTTCGAAGCTGGACGGCTTTATCGTTTCAGTAGTCGCAGTCAACGAAAACAAGAAGATCGCCAATTTCAGCAACTGGTGCGGTGTTACGGCAGCGTGGTGCATCGCGGCACCGGGCGTCAATATCTATTCAACCGTGCAGGTCGGACAGGGCTACAGCGGCTTCGACGCCAACAACAATAAAATTCTCAATGGTTCAAACTATGGGCCTCTGCAAGGCACCTCAATGGCCGCGCCGCACGTGGCCGGTGCTGCGGCCGTATTGCGTCAGGCGTTCCCGTTCCTGACGGCGCCGCAGATCGCCCAGACCATGTTCACAACCGCCACCCATCTCGGTGACGGGCCCGCCAACGCCCCGAACGCCATCTACGGCTGGGGCCTGCTCAACCTCGGCAAGGCCATCGACGGCCCGGGTCAGTTCACCTCCACTTGGACGGTCAACACCACCTACAATGGCCAAGCCTATTACGGCCGCTTCGCCAACGACATCTCGGGCGTCGGCGGTCTGATCAAGGTTGGTCTCGGCACACTCGAACTCGCCGGTACCAACACCTATGCCGGCGGCACCGCCGTCCTCGGCGGTACCCTGGCCGTCTCCCGCGACGCCAATCTCGGCGCCGCCGGCACCGGCCTGACCCTCGGCGGCGGCACCCTCGAGGTCCTGGCCGACGGCTTCGCCACCGCCCGCCCGATCACGCTGGCCGGCCCCGGCACCCTGCAGATCGACCTCGGCACCGCCACCTTCGCGGGGCCGATCGACGACGGCAGCCAGCCGGGCGTGCTCGTCAAGACCGGCCCCGGCACCGCCGTGCTCTCGGCCGCCAACACGTTCACGGGCGGCGCCCTGGTCGGCACCGGCACCCTGGCCCTGACCGCCACCGGCAGCCTCACCGCGCCCGTTCTCGTCGGCTCGGCGGCGAGCTTCCTCAATGCCGGCCTCGTCTCCGGCAACGTCGGCAACTTCGGCGTCCTCGCCAACAGCGGCACCATCACGGGCGGCCTCGCCAATGCCGGTCTGGCCCTCAACACCGGCACCGTCGCGGGCGGGCTGGCCAATGCCGGTCTGGCCCTCAACACCGGCACCGTCGGCGGCGGCGCGACCAACAGCGGCAGCCTGATCAACGCCGGCACCCTCGCGGGCGGGCTGACCAACACCGGCACCGCCCTCAACACCGGCGCGATCGCCGGCGGCGTCATCAGCAGCGGCATCCTGAGCAACAGCGGCGCCATCGGCGGCGGCGTCGCCAACACCGGCCTCCTCGCCACCAGCGGCACGATCAGCGGCGGCCTGACCAATGCCGGCACCGTGCTCGCCAGCGCCGGCCGCATCGACGGCGCCATCGCCAACAATGCCGGCCTGCTCGCCGTCGCCGGATCCGTGGCCAGCAGCGGCCCCTTCGCCAACGCCGCCGGCGCGACGCTCGCCGTCACCACGGGCGGCAGCTACAGCCTCGCCGGCCCCCTCGCCAATGCCGGCCTCGTCGCCGTCGCCCAGAGCGCCAGCCTCACCGCCTCCGGCGGCCTCAGCAACGCCGGCCTCGTCGCCAGCGACGGCACCCTCACCGCCGACCTGACCAACACCGGCGTCGCCCGCCTGTCCGGGCAGTTCAACGGCACGCTCACCAACACCGGCCTCGTGCAGATCACCGGCCCGCTCGCCGGGCTCACCGGCCTGACCAACACCGGCGCCCTCGACCTCGGCGGCACCGCCCTCACGCTCACCGACCTCGCCGGCCCGGCCTCCGCCGTCCTGGGCAACGGCGCCCTCACGGTCTCCAGTGCGGCCGCCTCCACCTATGCCGGCGCCATCCTGGAGACCGCGAGCCCGACCAGCCTGACCAAGGCCGGCCCCG from Methylobacterium oryzae includes the following:
- a CDS encoding S8 family serine peptidase, with translation MTGVSLVVQQYSDVERVTGSCDPSRGARAGTRRRGPVRLGLLVGSSLATLTLALGPVAAQTVPARSPSTFDAFGVPLTAAQFDTPEYRADWGLSAINAATAYARGFTGLGVLVAVIDSGIDPTNPEFRGRISQQSRNFIPGLNQTLIFDTDTASSHGTHVAGTVAAARDGVGMMGVGFDSKILALFNLRNTISAVEAATQSGARVLNGSYGPTTSSPIVDGFLNPNYRRMSIQEFEISDEREASALLGAAQSDMLMVFAAGNDRRSQPDVTQNPSGAAFYPFIKPANANSGLYQFYTTYGTDPNGDPSPDYAPTGPVDQSKIDFSKLDGFIVSVVAVNENKKIANFSNWCGVTAAWCIAAPGVNIYSTVQVGQGYSGFDANNNKILNGSNYGPLQGTSMAAPHVAGAAAVLRQAFPFLTAPQIAQTMFTTATHLGDGPANAPNAIYGWGLLNLGKAIDGPGQFTSTWTVNTTYNGQAYYGRFANDISGVGGLIKVGLGTLELAGTNTYAGGTAVLGGTLAVSRDANLGAAGTGLTLGGGTLEVLADGFATARPITLAGPGTLQIDLGTATFAGPIDDGSQPGVLVKTGPGTAVLSAANTFTGGALVGTGTLALTATGSLTAPVLVGSAASFLNAGLVSGNVGNFGVLANSGTITGGLANAGLALNTGTVAGGLANAGLALNTGTVGGGATNSGSLINAGTLAGGLTNTGTALNTGAIAGGVISSGILSNSGAIGGGVANTGLLATSGTISGGLTNAGTVLASAGRIDGAIANNAGLLAVAGSVASSGPFANAAGATLAVTTGGSYSLAGPLANAGLVAVAQSASLTASGGLSNAGLVASDGTLTADLTNTGVARLSGQFNGTLTNTGLVQITGPLAGLTGLTNTGALDLGGTALTLTDLAGPASAVLGNGALTVSSAAASTYAGAILETASPTSLTKAGPGTLLLTGPGLFSGPTTIQAGTLSLNGLWTSPVTVAANGTLRGIGTVAAPVTVAGALRPGNSPGTLTVLGPVAFAPGSSLGLDIDGPGTGTGAGSYARLLALGPTGTVSANGTLVPELRGITGNATNSFTPALGQRFGVLTAQAGLSGSFSGLAQPAAGLPAGTRLDALYAATGLDLVVTPAAYGNLAGLGLAQTGNARAVGAALDLARPAAGTRPDAARARVFDPLYAAGPATLPGGLASLSGQSYGDAVMTDLAARRLLSDTIDRHQRGLGGGAGAFSAGDPGPGPNRTALQVRGGAGAAAAPLAVGEGRVWADALYGFGARAGDRAAAGAGFDAGGLLMGVDRQVGADTQVGGAFSYLRAGGTSRGAGLGRFTTDSYGGTLYASTRLGAVILRGTAGVSYADGRVDQTVALGAAVSQASGLSSGWNGGVSGFAGYALATGLPVEVVPEVGFSYDRLTRGRVSERGGLVGQGFGGQGFAVADLDAARSLVGGRVTSWAVAGIPDLRLEGRAYWAHELADTAAVVRSSLFGAGFAGRTSALGRDGAVLGVSLTGGVAEGVRLSVGYTGDVRPGATAQVFTAGLQAAW